A region from the Stieleria sp. JC731 genome encodes:
- a CDS encoding alpha/beta hydrolase family esterase — MKRFLIGILSLVSIAVLAWWLLHTRPINADVQVHVLTVDGSARTYRIVVPYNLASPVPVVFAFHGIGDSADSMAKYSQLDRLSADNGFIIVYPAALNSMWSTVNIDPAELDANPDVRFFDDLYAQVASEHDIAADRIYVAGMSNGASFAHVLVTERPEMIAAFVAHSGLRPRELGDCDDSIPMMLLAGANDSVAPIMKSNADRYRSAGCTVEYILVPRLAHEWSTRHNREIWRFLSTHPRVRTEEAEP, encoded by the coding sequence GTGAAGCGTTTTCTGATTGGGATACTCTCCCTCGTTTCGATTGCCGTTTTGGCGTGGTGGCTTCTTCACACGCGACCAATCAATGCGGACGTTCAAGTCCATGTGCTTACCGTAGACGGCAGCGCTCGCACGTATCGAATCGTGGTTCCGTACAACTTGGCTTCGCCTGTCCCGGTAGTATTTGCTTTTCACGGTATCGGCGATTCTGCCGATTCGATGGCCAAATACTCTCAACTTGATCGTCTTTCGGCGGACAACGGATTCATTATTGTATATCCCGCTGCCTTGAATTCGATGTGGTCAACCGTCAACATCGATCCGGCCGAACTCGATGCCAACCCTGATGTTCGGTTCTTCGATGACTTGTATGCTCAGGTCGCGTCCGAACACGACATTGCCGCCGATCGCATCTACGTTGCCGGAATGTCAAACGGTGCTTCGTTCGCTCATGTCTTGGTCACCGAAAGACCGGAAATGATTGCCGCGTTTGTCGCACATTCGGGATTGCGGCCTCGAGAGCTTGGCGATTGTGACGATTCAATTCCGATGATGCTATTGGCCGGTGCCAACGATTCGGTCGCACCGATCATGAAATCGAATGCTGATCGATATCGCTCCGCTGGTTGCACCGTCGAGTATATTCTGGTCCCGAGACTGGCACATGAATGGTCGACACGGCACAATAGGGAGATTTGGCGATTCCTATCCACCCACCCGCGAGTCCGCACGGAAGAGGCAGAACCATGA